The Streptococcus viridans genome includes a window with the following:
- a CDS encoding methionine ABC transporter permease has product MIDFIQTYLPNVYRMGWSGQAGWGTAIYLTLYMTFISFVIGGLLGLIAGLLLVLTAPGGIIENKLVFHILDKITSIFRAIPFIILLALINPFTRMIVGTGIGPTAALVPLSLAVFPFFARQVQVVLSELDRGVIEAAQASGATFWDIVGVYLREGLPDLIRVTTVTLISLVGETAMAGAIGAGGLGNVAISYGYQRFNNDVTLLATFLILLLIFFIQFIGDFLTKKISHR; this is encoded by the coding sequence ATGATTGACTTTATTCAAACCTATCTACCAAATGTTTACCGGATGGGCTGGAGTGGCCAAGCTGGATGGGGAACAGCGATTTATCTGACCCTTTACATGACCTTTATCTCTTTTGTGATTGGTGGTTTATTGGGACTCATTGCAGGTTTATTACTAGTCTTGACAGCACCAGGTGGGATTATCGAGAATAAATTGGTTTTCCATATCTTGGATAAAATCACTTCCATCTTTCGTGCGATTCCATTTATCATCTTGCTAGCCTTGATCAATCCCTTTACTCGTATGATTGTCGGAACTGGGATCGGTCCTACAGCAGCCTTAGTTCCCCTATCCTTAGCTGTCTTTCCTTTCTTTGCCCGCCAAGTTCAAGTCGTTTTATCTGAGCTTGACCGAGGTGTAATTGAAGCGGCCCAAGCCAGTGGGGCAACATTTTGGGATATCGTTGGTGTCTATCTTCGTGAAGGTCTTCCAGATCTGATTCGTGTCACAACTGTTACCCTTATTTCCTTGGTTGGTGAAACAGCCATGGCGGGTGCGATTGGAGCCGGTGGTCTCGGAAACGTGGCTATTTCCTATGGTTACCAACGCTTTAATAATGATGTCACCTTGCTAGCAACCTTCTTGATTCTGCTTTTGATCTTCTTTATTCAGTTTATCGGTGATTTCTTGACCAAGAAAATTAGTCACCGGTAA
- a CDS encoding MptD family putative ECF transporter S component has translation MNMIQKHQFKQVAAFAGLYFLAIGLGVLLGSLVDHRGNMFYAPAFSALVGGGIYRVYVEKIQRTGAILVVALVIGAFFLFTRHGAGAFLPALVGGLLAELVAARGRYQSKLGNALSFLLFSFTTTGPILMMWIQPASYRASLLARGKSMDYIERVMVPSNMETVSWFLLTLLFGALLGYLLGQLVYQKLDRK, from the coding sequence ATGAACATGATACAGAAACATCAATTTAAGCAGGTTGCAGCCTTTGCAGGCTTGTATTTTCTTGCTATTGGTTTAGGCGTCCTGCTTGGAAGTCTGGTTGACCATCGAGGGAATATGTTTTATGCTCCAGCCTTCTCTGCCCTAGTTGGTGGAGGGATCTATCGCGTCTATGTTGAGAAAATTCAACGGACAGGAGCTATTCTAGTAGTTGCTCTTGTGATTGGTGCTTTTTTCCTTTTCACTCGTCATGGAGCTGGAGCCTTTCTTCCTGCTCTTGTTGGGGGGCTTTTAGCCGAATTGGTCGCAGCCCGAGGCCGCTACCAGTCGAAGTTGGGCAATGCGCTTTCCTTCCTCCTCTTTTCCTTTACGACGACAGGGCCCATTCTCATGATGTGGATCCAACCAGCTAGTTACCGTGCTTCTTTACTAGCCCGTGGGAAGTCGATGGATTATATTGAACGCGTTATGGTACCGTCGAATATGGAGACGGTGAGCTGGTTTTTATTGACCCTTCTGTTTGGAGCTCTACTAGGTTATCTTCTAGGACAATTGGTTTATCAAAAGCTAGATAGAAAATGA
- a CDS encoding rhodanese-related sulfurtransferase: MAKPIRVLLYYKYVPIENAEQFAADHLAFCKSIGLKGRILVADEGINGTVSGDYETTQKYMDYVHSLPGMEDLWFKIDEEEEQAFKKMFVRYKKEIVHLGLEDDNFDNDINPLETTGAYLSPKEFKEALLDEDTVVLDTRNDYEYDLGHFRGAIRPDIRNFRELPQWVRDNKEKFMDKRVVVYCTGGVRCEKFSGWMVREGYKDVGQLHGGIATYGKDPEVQGELWDGKMYVFDERIAVDVNHVDPSVVGKDWFDGTPCERYVNCGNPFCNRRILTSEENEDKYLRGCSHECRVHPRNRYVEEHNLSQEEVAERLAVIGETLDGTLA; encoded by the coding sequence ATGGCAAAACCTATTCGTGTTTTACTTTACTATAAATATGTTCCCATCGAAAACGCAGAACAATTTGCGGCTGATCACTTGGCTTTTTGTAAATCAATTGGCCTCAAAGGACGTATCCTAGTTGCTGATGAAGGAATCAACGGAACCGTTTCTGGTGATTACGAAACAACGCAAAAATACATGGACTATGTTCACAGCCTTCCTGGTATGGAAGACCTCTGGTTCAAGATTGATGAGGAAGAAGAGCAAGCTTTCAAGAAGATGTTTGTACGTTATAAGAAAGAGATTGTCCACCTTGGATTAGAGGATGATAACTTCGATAACGACATCAATCCCCTTGAAACGACAGGTGCTTACTTGTCTCCAAAAGAATTTAAAGAAGCTCTCCTAGATGAAGATACAGTTGTCCTTGATACTCGTAACGACTACGAGTACGACCTTGGACACTTCCGTGGCGCTATTCGTCCAGATATCCGCAATTTCCGTGAGTTGCCACAATGGGTCCGTGATAACAAGGAAAAATTCATGGACAAACGCGTTGTCGTCTACTGTACTGGTGGAGTCCGCTGTGAGAAATTCTCAGGTTGGATGGTGCGTGAAGGCTACAAAGATGTCGGTCAATTGCACGGCGGAATTGCAACCTACGGAAAAGACCCAGAAGTTCAAGGAGAACTATGGGATGGTAAAATGTACGTCTTTGATGAGCGGATTGCAGTCGATGTCAACCATGTCGATCCAAGCGTTGTTGGAAAAGACTGGTTTGATGGAACACCATGTGAACGCTATGTCAACTGTGGAAATCCTTTCTGTAACCGTCGCATCTTGACTTCAGAAGAGAACGAAGACAAGTACCTCCGTGGCTGCTCCCATGAGTGCCGTGTTCATCCACGCAATCGCTATGTAGAAGAACACAACTTGTCACAAGAAGAGGTTGCTGAGCGTTTGGCCGTTATCGGTGAGACGCTTGATGGAACTCTTGCATAA
- a CDS encoding MetQ/NlpA family ABC transporter substrate-binding protein yields MKLTKLFGVAALATVATFALAACGSSKSSKLSDKDGVTTVKVGVMSLSDTEEARWKEVQKNLDDAKANIKLEFTEFTDYSQPNQAVRDGDVDINAFQHYNYLENWNKENSADLVSVADTYIAPIRLYSGTKDGKNKYTDVKDIPEKGTIAVPNDPTNESRALYVLESAGLIKLDTKNGELATISNIKDNPKNLTISELDASQTASSLPSVDAAIINNTFVREAGIDYKKALFVEKANSNSKQWYNLIAAKKDWKSSDKAKAIEAIIKAYHTDNVKKVIEESSDGMDQPVW; encoded by the coding sequence ATGAAATTAACAAAACTTTTTGGTGTAGCAGCTCTTGCTACCGTTGCAACCTTTGCCTTAGCAGCATGTGGGTCTTCAAAATCATCTAAATTATCTGATAAAGATGGTGTGACAACTGTTAAAGTTGGGGTGATGAGCTTAAGCGATACAGAAGAAGCTCGTTGGAAAGAAGTGCAAAAGAACTTGGATGATGCAAAAGCTAACATCAAGTTGGAATTCACTGAGTTTACAGATTACTCACAACCAAACCAAGCTGTTCGTGATGGGGATGTGGATATCAACGCTTTCCAACATTACAACTACCTTGAAAATTGGAACAAAGAAAACAGCGCAGACCTAGTTTCTGTAGCAGATACTTACATTGCGCCAATCCGTCTTTACTCTGGTACTAAAGATGGGAAGAACAAATATACAGATGTAAAAGATATTCCTGAAAAAGGAACCATTGCAGTACCAAACGATCCAACAAACGAAAGCCGTGCTTTGTATGTATTGGAATCAGCTGGTTTGATCAAGTTGGATACAAAAAATGGGGAATTGGCTACCATCAGCAACATCAAAGACAATCCAAAGAACTTGACAATTTCTGAGTTGGACGCTTCTCAAACAGCTTCTTCACTTCCATCAGTTGATGCAGCGATCATCAATAATACCTTTGTTCGTGAAGCAGGAATTGATTACAAGAAAGCTCTCTTTGTAGAAAAAGCAAACAGCAACTCTAAACAATGGTACAACTTGATTGCAGCTAAGAAAGATTGGAAATCATCTGATAAAGCAAAAGCAATCGAAGCCATTATTAAAGCCTACCATACTGACAACGTGAAGAAAGTCATTGAAGAATCTTCAGACGGTATGGACCAACCAGTTTGGTAA
- a CDS encoding ECF-type riboflavin transporter substrate-binding protein codes for MKQKQAFTIKDVVAIGVGAALFVVIAMIPIPAPAPNTNIQLQYALQALFSVVFGPIVGFLMGFIGHAIKDAMTYGLWWTWIISSGLFGLFVGIFRKQIGNLKGEVTKKELIVFNVVQVIANLLIWGLIAPIGDVMIYKESANKVFLQGVVAGSVNALVVAIAGSLLLIAYARTQTKDGSLSKD; via the coding sequence ATGAAACAAAAACAAGCTTTTACAATTAAGGATGTTGTAGCCATCGGGGTTGGAGCGGCCCTCTTTGTGGTCATTGCGATGATCCCAATTCCAGCGCCAGCTCCAAATACCAACATTCAGTTGCAATACGCTCTTCAAGCCCTCTTTAGTGTGGTCTTTGGTCCGATTGTTGGTTTCTTAATGGGCTTTATCGGTCATGCTATTAAAGATGCGATGACTTATGGTCTCTGGTGGACTTGGATCATTTCTAGTGGCTTGTTTGGACTCTTTGTTGGTATCTTCCGCAAGCAAATCGGTAACCTAAAAGGAGAAGTGACCAAGAAAGAATTGATCGTCTTTAACGTCGTACAAGTCATTGCCAACTTGCTTATTTGGGGATTGATTGCTCCGATTGGGGATGTGATGATCTACAAAGAAAGTGCCAACAAGGTCTTCCTACAAGGTGTTGTAGCAGGTTCTGTCAATGCTTTAGTTGTAGCTATTGCAGGTTCTCTTCTCTTGATTGCTTATGCACGGACTCAAACAAAAGATGGAAGTTTGTCTAAAGACTAA
- a CDS encoding amino acid ABC transporter substrate-binding protein — MKLNKFIKYVGLSLVGLAAVGTLVACSSKSSSKSSGKRTIEVATVGTTKPFTYDKDGELTGYEIEVMREIFKGSDKYEVNFNKTEWSSIFAGLDGDRYQIGVSNLSYDKKRAEKYLYPNPYAKNPVVLVVRKDSGIKSLDDIGGKSTEVIQGTSTAKQLEAYNEEHKDNPTELKFTEGTIQSILANLSDGRSDYKIFERLTVEALIKDQGLNNLEVIELPSDQQPYVYPILAKGEKELETFVNKRIKELYEDGTLEKLSKKYFGGTYLPEASDIK, encoded by the coding sequence ATGAAATTGAATAAATTCATCAAATATGTTGGTTTGAGCCTTGTGGGCTTAGCAGCAGTTGGGACTTTGGTAGCCTGCTCATCCAAGTCATCAAGTAAATCAAGTGGAAAACGGACCATCGAAGTTGCAACAGTTGGAACAACCAAACCCTTCACCTATGATAAGGACGGGGAATTGACTGGTTACGAAATTGAGGTCATGCGTGAAATCTTCAAAGGATCAGATAAGTATGAAGTCAACTTTAATAAGACAGAGTGGTCTTCTATCTTTGCGGGCTTAGACGGTGATCGTTACCAAATCGGTGTCAGCAACCTTAGCTACGATAAAAAACGTGCGGAGAAATACTTGTACCCAAATCCTTACGCTAAGAACCCAGTGGTCTTAGTAGTCCGCAAAGATTCAGGTATCAAATCACTAGACGATATCGGTGGCAAGTCTACAGAGGTTATCCAAGGAACTTCTACAGCGAAACAATTGGAAGCCTATAATGAAGAGCATAAGGATAATCCAACTGAGCTCAAATTTACAGAGGGTACCATCCAATCCATTCTTGCTAATTTGAGCGATGGCCGTTCAGATTATAAGATTTTTGAACGCTTGACAGTTGAAGCCTTGATCAAGGACCAAGGGTTGAATAATTTGGAAGTGATTGAACTTCCAAGTGATCAACAACCATACGTTTACCCAATCCTTGCCAAAGGTGAAAAAGAATTGGAAACCTTCGTCAACAAACGGATCAAAGAGTTGTACGAAGACGGGACGCTTGAAAAGTTGTCTAAGAAGTACTTTGGGGGAACCTACCTTCCAGAAGCTTCTGATATTAAATAA
- a CDS encoding methionine ABC transporter ATP-binding protein, translated as MSKEIIKLDHIDVTFHQKKREIAAVKDVTIHINEGDIYGIVGYSGAGKSTLVRVINLLQVPSAGTITVDGDVIYQDRVTLNAAALRQKRRDIGMIFQHFNLMAQMTAAENVAFALKHSNLSKEQKAEKVAKLLELVGLSDRADNYPAQLSGGQKQRVAIARALANDPKILISDESTSALDPKTTKQILALLQELNQKLGLTVVLITHEMQIVKDIANRVAVMQNGELIEEGSVLDIFSNPKNELTQDFITTATGIDEAMVKINQQQIVKQLPADSVLAHLKYSGSVTDTAIINDIYKQYQVSANILHGNIEILDHTPVGELVVILTGEAANLSAAQRDLQAAGVSVRVLKEGSNA; from the coding sequence ATGAGTAAAGAAATTATCAAACTGGACCATATCGATGTTACCTTTCATCAGAAAAAACGTGAAATTGCAGCCGTGAAGGATGTGACCATTCATATCAATGAAGGGGATATTTACGGAATCGTTGGATATTCTGGTGCAGGGAAGTCAACGCTTGTACGGGTCATCAATCTCTTGCAAGTACCGTCAGCAGGTACTATCACCGTAGATGGTGATGTCATCTATCAAGATCGGGTGACCTTGAATGCTGCGGCTTTACGCCAAAAACGCCGGGACATTGGTATGATTTTCCAACACTTCAATCTTATGGCCCAAATGACTGCAGCTGAAAATGTGGCCTTCGCCCTCAAACATTCAAATTTGTCTAAAGAGCAAAAGGCTGAAAAAGTGGCTAAGTTGTTGGAACTAGTAGGACTGTCAGATCGGGCGGACAACTATCCTGCTCAATTGTCAGGTGGACAAAAACAACGGGTGGCGATTGCTCGTGCGCTCGCCAACGATCCAAAGATTTTGATTTCTGACGAATCAACATCTGCCCTAGATCCAAAAACGACCAAACAAATCCTTGCTCTTCTGCAAGAGCTGAACCAGAAGTTGGGCTTGACAGTGGTCTTAATTACCCACGAAATGCAAATTGTCAAAGACATTGCCAATCGAGTGGCTGTCATGCAAAATGGTGAATTGATTGAAGAAGGTTCTGTTTTAGATATCTTCTCTAATCCTAAGAATGAATTGACGCAAGACTTCATCACAACAGCAACAGGAATCGATGAAGCTATGGTGAAAATCAACCAGCAACAAATTGTTAAGCAATTGCCAGCGGATTCTGTTTTGGCCCATTTGAAATATTCTGGTTCGGTGACAGACACAGCGATTATCAACGATATTTATAAACAGTACCAAGTGTCTGCAAATATTCTACACGGAAATATTGAAATTTTGGATCATACCCCTGTTGGAGAGTTGGTTGTTATCCTGACTGGAGAAGCAGCCAACCTATCTGCAGCGCAACGGGATCTACAAGCTGCAGGTGTTTCTGTTCGTGTTTTAAAAGAAGGGAGTAATGCATGA
- a CDS encoding SAM hydrolase/SAM-dependent halogenase family protein, translated as MHNNLLVLQSDFGLVDGAVSAMIGVALEESPTLKIHHLTHDITPYNIFEGSYRLFQTVDYWPEGTTFVSVVDPGVGSKRKSVVAKTAKNQYIVTPDNGTLSFIKKHVGIVAIREISEVKNRRANTEFSYTFHGRDVYAYTGAKLASGHISFEEVGPELSVEHIVEIPVVETVIEDNLVKGAVDILDVRFGSLWTSITREEFNHLEPEFGERFEVTIYNNDMLVYQNQVTYGKSFADVRIGQPILYINSLYRVGLAINQGSFAKAYNVGVGASWHIEIRKMEN; from the coding sequence ATGCACAATAATTTACTAGTCCTTCAGTCAGATTTTGGTCTGGTAGACGGGGCTGTCTCTGCTATGATTGGGGTTGCTTTAGAGGAATCACCAACCCTCAAGATTCATCACTTGACCCATGACATTACCCCTTACAATATCTTTGAAGGAAGTTACCGCCTCTTTCAGACGGTAGACTACTGGCCAGAAGGGACAACCTTTGTTTCGGTGGTCGATCCGGGTGTTGGTTCCAAACGAAAGAGTGTGGTAGCCAAAACGGCGAAGAACCAATACATTGTTACACCGGATAATGGAACCCTCTCTTTTATCAAGAAACATGTAGGGATTGTTGCTATCCGTGAGATTTCAGAGGTGAAGAACCGCCGGGCCAATACAGAATTTTCTTATACCTTCCATGGGCGTGATGTCTATGCCTATACAGGAGCTAAGTTAGCCAGTGGCCATATCAGCTTTGAGGAAGTGGGACCAGAACTCAGTGTCGAACACATTGTAGAAATCCCTGTAGTGGAAACTGTTATAGAGGACAATCTTGTCAAAGGAGCCGTTGATATCTTGGATGTACGTTTTGGTTCCCTCTGGACTTCGATTACCCGAGAAGAGTTCAATCATTTGGAACCCGAATTTGGGGAACGCTTTGAAGTGACCATCTACAACAATGACATGCTGGTTTACCAAAACCAAGTAACTTACGGCAAGTCTTTCGCAGATGTGCGGATTGGACAGCCAATCCTTTATATCAATTCCCTCTACCGTGTTGGTCTTGCTATCAACCAGGGATCCTTTGCCAAGGCCTATAATGTAGGAGTTGGGGCTTCTTGGCATATCGAAATTAGAAAAATGGAAAATTAA
- a CDS encoding DUF6773 family protein, whose product MKQKKEPIVKDERTMLLDGKIAGELVLGMTCFIALSAFVKASILDLALVAYIPELILLIVMGVYAFVRRISSGIDIRDMLEKDSWFSRIGSGILFALFVIATDVIGKRETMSFMFSPKYLLKIVLAILVFALLTYLLEKTLALINRKKQKKIEAELED is encoded by the coding sequence ATGAAACAAAAGAAAGAACCAATTGTAAAAGATGAACGGACCATGCTACTTGATGGAAAAATTGCAGGGGAACTTGTTTTAGGAATGACCTGCTTTATCGCCCTATCAGCCTTTGTGAAAGCTAGTATTTTGGACTTAGCCCTAGTAGCTTATATTCCAGAGCTCATTTTGTTGATTGTCATGGGAGTTTATGCCTTTGTGAGAAGGATCAGCTCAGGGATCGACATTCGAGATATGTTAGAAAAAGATAGCTGGTTCAGCCGCATCGGGTCAGGCATCTTATTTGCCTTATTTGTGATCGCAACGGATGTGATTGGGAAGCGCGAAACGATGAGCTTTATGTTCAGCCCCAAGTATCTGCTCAAAATCGTCCTTGCCATTTTAGTCTTTGCCCTTTTGACTTATCTGTTAGAGAAAACACTTGCTCTTATCAATCGGAAAAAACAAAAGAAGATCGAGGCAGAGTTAGAGGATTAA
- a CDS encoding M20/M25/M40 family metallo-hydrolase translates to MSNPRETEQIRKFENDEVAQHYFEVLRTLISKRSIFAQQIGLKEVATYLGEIFTAAGAKVTVDDSYTAPFVIAKFVSPNPDAKTIIFYNHYDTVPADGDQPWTSDPFTLSVHYGTMYGRGVDDDKGHITARLTAIRKYIRENGDLPVNITFIIEGAEESASTDLDKYLAKHKKHLRGADLLVWEQGTRNQQGELEISGGNKGIVTFDMVVKSADVDIHSSYGGVVESASWYLLNGLSSLRDKDGRILVDGLYDLIEEPNERELALIDRYANKTADDVTEIYNLQLPILKEERSEFLKRFYFEPAMNIEGLGTGYQGQGVKTILPAEARAKMEVRLVPGLEPKQVLELIRKQLDQNGFEKIELVFTLGEMSYRSDMSAPSILNVIDLAKRFYPEGVCVLPTTAGTGPMHTVFEALQVPMAAFGIGNANSRDHGGDENVKIADYYTHIELIKELITSYE, encoded by the coding sequence ATGTCCAATCCAAGAGAGACAGAACAAATACGCAAATTTGAAAATGATGAGGTGGCTCAGCATTATTTTGAAGTCCTGAGGACCCTCATTTCCAAGCGCTCCATCTTTGCCCAGCAGATTGGCTTAAAGGAAGTAGCGACCTATTTGGGAGAAATTTTCACGGCTGCAGGAGCTAAGGTAACTGTGGATGACAGTTACACAGCGCCATTTGTCATTGCTAAATTTGTTTCACCCAATCCGGACGCGAAGACCATCATTTTCTACAACCATTACGATACTGTTCCAGCAGATGGCGACCAACCTTGGACGAGTGATCCCTTTACGCTGTCGGTCCATTACGGGACCATGTATGGTCGAGGGGTAGATGATGACAAGGGGCATATTACAGCACGCTTGACGGCTATTCGCAAATATATCCGTGAGAATGGCGACCTGCCGGTCAACATTACCTTTATCATCGAAGGAGCAGAAGAATCTGCCTCGACCGACCTAGACAAGTATCTAGCCAAACACAAAAAACACTTGCGTGGGGCAGATCTCTTAGTCTGGGAACAAGGGACTCGTAACCAACAAGGGGAACTGGAAATCTCCGGTGGCAACAAGGGGATTGTTACCTTTGACATGGTGGTCAAAAGTGCAGATGTGGATATCCATTCCAGCTATGGTGGAGTGGTGGAATCAGCATCTTGGTATCTGCTCAATGGTTTGTCCAGTCTTCGAGATAAAGACGGTCGTATCCTGGTGGATGGCCTCTATGACTTGATTGAGGAGCCTAACGAGCGGGAACTGGCCCTGATTGATCGGTATGCCAATAAAACGGCGGACGATGTGACAGAAATCTACAATCTCCAATTGCCTATCTTGAAAGAAGAACGAAGTGAGTTCTTAAAACGTTTTTATTTTGAGCCAGCTATGAACATTGAAGGCTTGGGAACAGGGTATCAGGGACAAGGAGTCAAGACGATTCTCCCTGCAGAAGCTCGAGCCAAGATGGAAGTTCGGTTGGTGCCAGGCTTGGAGCCTAAACAAGTCTTGGAGTTAATCCGTAAACAATTGGATCAGAATGGCTTTGAGAAGATTGAACTTGTTTTCACACTAGGGGAAATGAGCTATCGGAGTGATATGAGTGCGCCGTCCATTCTCAATGTGATTGATCTGGCCAAACGCTTTTATCCAGAAGGGGTCTGTGTCCTTCCGACAACTGCAGGAACTGGTCCCATGCATACGGTCTTTGAGGCCTTGCAAGTTCCAATGGCTGCCTTTGGTATCGGAAATGCCAATAGTCGAGATCATGGTGGGGATGAGAATGTGAAAATTGCAGACTACTATACCCATATTGAATTAATTAAGGAGTTAATCACAAGTTATGAGTAA
- a CDS encoding helix-turn-helix transcriptional regulator — protein MAKNLKLKIARVEHDMTQGDLADAIGVTRQTIGLIEAGKYNPTLSLCLAICKTLDKTLDQLFWE, from the coding sequence GTGGCGAAAAATCTCAAATTAAAAATAGCCCGGGTCGAGCATGATATGACCCAGGGGGATCTTGCAGATGCCATCGGGGTGACACGCCAGACCATTGGCCTGATCGAGGCAGGGAAGTACAATCCGACCCTCAGCCTCTGCCTTGCTATTTGTAAGACCTTGGATAAGACGCTGGATCAACTGTTCTGGGAGTAA